The DNA region TCTCCGTGTTCGGTGGTCGATAGTTCAGCCCCGGACCCCGACGATGTCGCCGATGCTTCGACGGGCTCCACGCCGAAGTAGGCTTGGATTTCTTTGATCGCCGCCGCGGCGTCGTGGTCGGTCTCGAATTCGCCCATGATCTCGGCTACCTGCTGTTGGACGTTCTTGCGGGCCTCGTTATAGGCGCAACGGAACCCGCCCGCGACGGACTCGCCGCTGAGCCCGGAGGCGGCGTCCGTGACCTCGCACCGCGCCAGGTTTCCCTCAGCGTCCAGTTCGACCACGATGGCGGCATTGAGCCCGTAGCCTTTCCCGCGCACCTTCGCCAGAGCCTCCTGCGCTCGGCGCTGTTTCGCCCGAAGCTCATCCACCCTTGCGACCAAGGCCGGATCATGATTGGTCATGAGTTCCCCATCCTCGCTCGGTGACCGACTGAAGGCCGGATCCGCTGTAGCTGTTCCAGCGAGCTTTCACCAGCTCGACTTCCTGCAGAGGGAAGGGGTATGCCTCAAGGCGTAGAGGAGCTTCGGGAGACAAAGAAAGTTCTTCAGCCAGCGGTCGCGCCCAATACCGTTCTCCTGAGCGCACGGCGATCGAGGCGCCTTCGGGTGTTCTCGATGTGAAGAAAATGGCTCCGAACGTCGATCGCCGATCTTCTGCAAGGACTCGTTGGATCAGCCATCTGCTGCCGCCGTCCGACATGGCGAAGAACTTGCTTCCCCCTTCGGCAAGAGCGACCAGCACGTCTGTGATCGTCGCCGTCGCCGGAAACTCTAACGACAACGGAATCGGGTCGTCTGCCTGATGAATCGAACTTCTCTCGAACTCCACCGTGATTTTCAATTCGTCATCACCCTTATCTCTCTGAGTGTTTCGCGCGTGAAGCGACATACCAACTGCTACGACAACGATGAGCAGGAAATAACAGGCGATCACCAAACCGAAATCACCGCCTTCAAGAGTCATGCCTCAGCGATCTCCAACGTGAACCACTCCGGGGGGATGCCCTCGCGCAGTTTCGCGTCTAACTCTTCGTAGGCGAGTCGGGCTATCTGTGAGAAAATAATCGCATCTCTCTCTTTCATCCAGCCGCGATCGCCGGACTCGCCTTCGATGCTGACAGAGAATTTTTCGGAATACTCCACCTCGGGTTCCAGGTTTTCCACACGAGCCCATGGGGCGACTCCCCGATTCGACCATTCTATGCTGAGAAAACCCAGCCTATTCATCATATACGCGCCCGATGCCAAAAGAAAAAGCATGTATTTCTCAGCGTCATCAAAATTTCTGAACATCCAGTACCGCGACCTTTGGCTACGCTGTTCTTCATCTATATAGAATAGACCACCTTCGGACACCAGGTGATAGTAAACGTCATCCTCCCCAAGGCGAATATCTGTAGGTGAGCTCATTCCCGGAGGAGCCGCGTGCCAATAGTAGTATGATGATGGGTCTTTTGATTCTTCACCGATTTTATTCGCACTTGGGCGAAGATACAAGCCATGCCAAACGGCCCACGATTTAGCGATACGATGGAAGGCTGGCGGTATGTGCTTCAAT from Segniliparus rotundus DSM 44985 includes:
- a CDS encoding YbaB/EbfC family nucleoid-associated protein, coding for MTNHDPALVARVDELRAKQRRAQEALAKVRGKGYGLNAAIVVELDAEGNLARCEVTDAASGLSGESVAGGFRCAYNEARKNVQQQVAEIMGEFETDHDAAAAIKEIQAYFGVEPVEASATSSGSGAELSTTEHGDDEWEPPQSWLRKT